TATGACTGCAAATGAGGGCCTTGAATACCTGCTGAGGGCATCAGAGAAACTTGGTGATGAGACAATCAATGAAAAAACCCTGGCAGTTGTAATTGCAAGGGCCGGCTCTGAAAGGCCCTTAGTGAGGGCCGATGCAATATCCTCACTTCTTAATGAGGACTTTGGGGATCCACTTCACTGCCTTATTGTTCCCGCTGGACTCCACTTCATAGAGGCTGAGTACCTTGTTGAGGTTGCAGGCGCGCCCCGCCGCATTGTGGAGGGAATGATAATCTGATTACCTTAGGAGGTATTCGCACTTTTCAACATTCTGCAGGGGTATTATTATCTCCTTTTTACCGAACTCCCTCTCAGAGAAGCTCACCAGTATAAAGCACTTCTCCTTATCAACCTTTATATTTTCCACCCCAAACTCCCCCCTCTTGAAGTGGTGCACCGTGCCATTTGTCATGGTAAGCTCCATCTTTTCTATCATATTAATACACCATTTAATAATTCTCTCCGGGCGTTTATTTATAGGTGCCCTTGGATCTGAACATCACAAAGCACTGTATGATTTTCATTGGCGATCCGTTTTGATCATGTTTGGTTAAGGCACTTGATGATGCACAATCAAGGTTAATGAGATTCGCAGGGAGATCGTGAAAATTTTATCATATAAAAAAAGAGATAAGTATGGTGTTAACATGCCCCGTAAGATCCATGTGGGTGGCGGTAAATCGACAAGGGACCTCATAGATGCTAAAAAGCTCATTGAGATGCTTCCATTGAAGGCCGGGGACACATTTCTTGATGCTGGCTGTGGTGATGGATTTATTTCACTTGAAGCAGCATCCGCTGTTGGTGATGAGGGAAGGGTCATCGCGGTTGATGTATACCCAGAATCAGTTGAGAAACTGAGGTCCAAAATGGGCAGAGGGAGTAACATACTACCTCTTGTTGCCGATATAACCCATAGACTGCCGGTTCCTGATAGAACAGTTGACGTTTACTTCATGGCCAACGTTTTCCATGGGATAGTGGTCAACGGCGAGGTTGAACCACTGATGGCCGAGGTCAAAAGACTCCTCAGTGGGACTGGAAGGCTGGTTGTGGTTGATTTTAAAAAGGTAGCGGGAACACCGGGACCGCACATCGATCTAAGGCTATCTGAGGATGAGGTCATAGAGATTCTTGAAGGCCATGGTTTCACTGTGGAGTCCGTGGGAGGTGCTGGACCCTACCATTATATTATAATAGCGGTGCCGGGGCACTGGAAACCCCATCAGTAGAGGGGGGTGTACTTCTGGAGGAATTCCTGCATTTCATGGTCCAGTGTTCTGAGTGCAGACATGTTCTGGGGTGAGGAGGCGGCACGCTCCTCGACGAGGTTTCTCAGTGTACCATTCTTTATGTGTTCACGGACCTCCCTTAGCACCAGATCCAGTGTCAGCCTGTTCCTTTCAATCAGTTCATCTTTACTGTAACTACCGAGCCGGTAGGTGTCCAGGGGATAGGTATGGGTTTCGGTGAACAGAACATTGATCATACCATAGAACTCTGCAGCGGCATCTGAGAACACATCCACACCCATATACGCGAGGAGGGGGATGAAGGCTGGAGGGGAGAATGTTGAACATAGCATGGTTTCGGGTTTTATGGCCTCACGTATTCCAGTCAGAATCCGAACCATCTCCATGGGTCTCCGGAGCAGTTCATCCATATTTGCCACTATGAGTTTCCTGAAACCGATCTCCTCAAGTTCAAGGGCGCACCTTACTCTGAGGTCAGTGTAGCGGGATCCATGTATGAATGCGTATTCTGAATCAGATTCAGAGGCCATCTCCAGGGTTTCAGTGACCCCCCACTCTGCGATTTCCCGGGGTACATTGTGTGGGATGGTTTCGTATGGGGCGATTTCCATCTTTTCATACTTTACAAGTAGGGGAGTTTCAGAATCTCCGAGAAGACCCAGCCTTGCGGGTCCGTCATGTAATTTTATCTGGTATCCAGTCTTGCTCATTGCTTACACCGTCTGTTACTTACTTGGAGTCAGGGATTACTTAACCATTACAGTCTTGCTCGTTGCTTGCACCGTCTGTCACTTACCGGTATCTTAGGATACAATCCTCAGGTGTCACCTTAAAGGTTACACATCGGCAAATTTTAGGAATCTTTATATACCCATAAAAATCACAGTCTAATAAGAAAATTCTGAGGTTTGCTAACCAGGGATCTTTCAGGGTGTGAAAAACAATGTCAGTTCTAAAACGCCTAAAAGAAATGTTGATGGGTGAGAAGAAGGAAGAGGACAGTAAAGCAGGGGAGCCAGAGAAAACGGAGACATCAACAGAGTCCACCAAACAGGAAGAAAAACCTCAACCTCAAGAAAAACCTTCAGATGAACCCTCTGTATCTGCAGAAACAGAAAAATCAGAGGAACCTCAAAAGCTTGAAGAACCTTTGGGGGCCTCTGAGGAAGCATCAGCTGAAGAACCTGAAACTGCAGATGTTGAGGAGGGTGAATCTGAAGAACCTGCTGAAACCTCCCGGGAGGACGGGGAGGTAGTTGA
This genomic stretch from Methanothermobacter sp. harbors:
- a CDS encoding class I SAM-dependent methyltransferase; translation: MPRKIHVGGGKSTRDLIDAKKLIEMLPLKAGDTFLDAGCGDGFISLEAASAVGDEGRVIAVDVYPESVEKLRSKMGRGSNILPLVADITHRLPVPDRTVDVYFMANVFHGIVVNGEVEPLMAEVKRLLSGTGRLVVVDFKKVAGTPGPHIDLRLSEDEVIEILEGHGFTVESVGGAGPYHYIIIAVPGHWKPHQ
- a CDS encoding archaeosine tRNA-ribosyltransferase produces the protein MSKTGYQIKLHDGPARLGLLGDSETPLLVKYEKMEIAPYETIPHNVPREIAEWGVTETLEMASESDSEYAFIHGSRYTDLRVRCALELEEIGFRKLIVANMDELLRRPMEMVRILTGIREAIKPETMLCSTFSPPAFIPLLAYMGVDVFSDAAAEFYGMINVLFTETHTYPLDTYRLGSYSKDELIERNRLTLDLVLREVREHIKNGTLRNLVEERAASSPQNMSALRTLDHEMQEFLQKYTPLY